From the Maioricimonas rarisocia genome, one window contains:
- a CDS encoding molybdopterin oxidoreductase family protein codes for MTTIPTPPSTGSIADSVRNLVHQKQGPLTRELLLEPGGFGLGRVPVRSRPTDTTDMVCGYCSTGCSLKVHLKDGEAVNLSPNPDYPVNLGMACPKGWEALTVLDSPDRATTPLRKNASGRLEPVDWDVAASTFVDRFRAIQQQHGPDSVAFLSTGQMPTEEMAFLGAFAKFGMGLLHGDGNTRQCMATSVVAYKQAFGFDAPPYTYQDFEDSDTIVLIGSNLCLAHPIMWERVMRNPNDPRIVVVDPRMTETAMNATQHLAIAPKSDQSLLYGVARILIEKGWIDRDFIDAHTNDFDAFAEFVQPFTLDRVTQETGLAADAIEEFARTIHKGRRVSFWWTMGVNQSYQGVRTAQAIINLALMTGNIGCPGTGANSITGQCNAMGSRLFSNTTNLLGGHDFANAEHRQKIAGILGIPETVIPTENSWAYNEIMEGILRGRICGLWVICTNPAHSWINQNLARDILDRLDFLVVQDMYHSTETAREADLVLPAAAWGEKEGTFINSERRIGVLKKVHRAPGQALSDFNIFRLLASYWGCENMFRNWTSPEAVFQILKQCSAGQPCDITGIHDYRMIDERGGIQWPYSSQVPDDRQQRVLFEDGKFYHPDQRAKFLFEEPRPLSEAPGREFDFILLTGRGSASQWHTQTRTKNSAVLRKLYPEHPFVEVNPADARRLGIRPNDWITVRSQRGQMRAMAFLTPAVSPGQVFIPMHYEETNRLTDAVFDPYSKQPSYKACAVQLVTATG; via the coding sequence ATGACGACCATCCCCACCCCACCGTCCACAGGCAGCATCGCCGACTCCGTCCGGAATCTGGTCCACCAGAAGCAGGGGCCGCTCACTCGCGAACTGCTGCTCGAACCGGGCGGCTTCGGCCTGGGCAGGGTTCCCGTCCGCAGCCGGCCGACCGACACGACAGACATGGTCTGCGGCTACTGCTCGACCGGCTGCAGCCTCAAGGTCCACCTCAAGGATGGCGAGGCCGTCAATCTGTCTCCCAATCCCGACTATCCCGTGAACCTAGGCATGGCCTGCCCCAAGGGTTGGGAAGCACTCACCGTGCTCGACAGCCCCGACCGGGCGACAACTCCTCTCAGAAAGAACGCCAGCGGACGCCTCGAACCGGTCGACTGGGATGTCGCCGCCTCGACGTTCGTCGACCGCTTCCGAGCAATCCAGCAGCAGCACGGCCCCGATTCGGTCGCGTTCCTCAGCACCGGGCAGATGCCCACCGAAGAGATGGCTTTCCTCGGTGCGTTCGCCAAGTTCGGCATGGGCCTGCTGCACGGCGACGGCAACACCCGGCAGTGCATGGCCACGTCGGTCGTTGCCTACAAACAGGCCTTCGGCTTCGACGCTCCGCCCTATACCTACCAGGACTTCGAAGACTCCGACACGATCGTGCTCATCGGCAGCAACCTCTGCCTGGCGCATCCGATCATGTGGGAACGGGTCATGCGCAACCCCAACGATCCCCGCATTGTGGTGGTCGATCCCCGCATGACCGAAACCGCCATGAATGCCACGCAGCACCTGGCGATCGCTCCCAAGTCGGACCAGTCGCTGCTGTATGGCGTCGCCCGCATTCTCATCGAGAAGGGATGGATCGACCGCGACTTCATTGATGCGCACACCAATGACTTCGACGCATTCGCCGAGTTCGTGCAGCCGTTCACTCTCGACCGCGTCACGCAGGAGACCGGCCTCGCCGCCGACGCCATCGAAGAGTTCGCTCGCACCATCCACAAGGGCCGCCGCGTCTCCTTCTGGTGGACGATGGGCGTCAACCAGAGCTATCAGGGCGTGCGAACCGCCCAGGCGATCATCAACCTGGCGCTCATGACCGGCAACATCGGCTGCCCCGGCACCGGTGCGAACTCGATCACCGGTCAATGCAATGCCATGGGTTCGCGACTGTTCAGCAACACGACGAACCTGCTCGGCGGTCACGACTTCGCCAATGCCGAACACCGCCAGAAGATCGCCGGTATCCTCGGCATCCCCGAGACGGTCATCCCGACCGAAAACAGCTGGGCCTACAACGAGATCATGGAGGGCATCCTGCGAGGCAGGATCTGCGGCCTGTGGGTCATCTGCACCAACCCGGCCCACTCCTGGATCAACCAGAACCTCGCCCGCGACATCCTCGACCGGCTCGACTTCCTCGTCGTTCAGGACATGTACCACTCGACCGAGACCGCCCGCGAGGCCGACCTCGTTCTCCCCGCCGCCGCCTGGGGTGAGAAAGAAGGAACGTTCATCAACTCCGAACGCCGCATCGGAGTGCTCAAGAAGGTCCACCGCGCCCCCGGCCAGGCCCTTTCCGACTTCAACATCTTCCGCCTGCTCGCCAGCTACTGGGGCTGCGAGAACATGTTCCGCAACTGGACATCCCCCGAAGCGGTTTTCCAGATCCTCAAACAATGTTCCGCCGGTCAGCCCTGCGACATCACCGGCATCCACGATTACCGGATGATCGACGAGCGAGGCGGCATCCAGTGGCCCTACTCCTCCCAGGTGCCGGACGACCGGCAGCAGCGGGTCCTGTTCGAGGACGGCAAATTCTACCACCCCGACCAGCGGGCGAAGTTTCTGTTCGAAGAGCCCCGTCCTCTCTCCGAAGCCCCCGGTCGCGAGTTCGATTTCATCCTGCTGACCGGCCGCGGGTCGGCATCACAGTGGCACACGCAGACCCGCACGAAGAACTCGGCGGTCCTTCGCAAGCTGTACCCCGAGCATCCGTTCGTCGAGGTGAATCCCGCCGACGCCCGCCGGTTGGGCATCCGTCCCAACGACTGGATTACCGTCCGCTCCCAGCGCGGGCAGATGCGGGCGATGGCCTTCCTGACGCCGGCCGTCTCCCCCGGCCAGGTCTTCATCCCGATGCACTACGAAGAGACGAACCGCCTGACCGATGCCGTCTTCGATCCTTATTCGAAGCAGCCGTCGTACAAGGCATGTGCCGTCCAGCTCGTCACGGCCACGGGATAA
- a CDS encoding DmsC/YnfH family molybdoenzyme membrane anchor subunit, with amino-acid sequence MASSETATGISPELPIVTGSSGGCGGCSADSPAAEEGSLISLLLAEQQQLTAVERFSRHHDESDGPALERYYSDLLPASPPKEGQQYAFEVDLDCCSGCKACVTACHSLNGLDEQETWRSVGLLTGGTSHNPVMQHVTTACHHCLEPACMIACPVDAYEKHPETGIVKHLDDQCFGCQYCTLACPYDVPQYHSGKGIVRKCDMCSDRLAEGEAPACVQSCPHKAISIRVVDVEQVREDSEADHFLPGAPEPHITQPTTTYKSKRVFPRNTLPADWHSVSPQHPHWPLIVMLVLTQLSVGAFCVGLLFERTLSETLIAAMRPIHASAALLFGLIALGASTLHLGRPQYAFRAMIGLKHSWLSREILAFGLFAGLAGLYTLACNVPGVPPDVTTGLGWSVAVSGAAGLFCSIMIYVFTRREYWSLSATSSRFVLTAGVLGVSTTWLTLAVAAGVGDQANVAELFQAGREWLGTTLITLAGCKLIFEAALFRHLTDRRTTPLKRSALLMTGPLSNTALARFACGLLGGIVLPLMLLSPDTASQSMTLQTPLIALLFAATLAGELLERYLFFAAVASARMPGGPRP; translated from the coding sequence ATGGCTTCCAGCGAGACCGCAACCGGAATCAGCCCCGAACTCCCGATCGTCACCGGCAGTTCGGGAGGCTGCGGGGGATGCTCCGCCGATTCGCCTGCCGCCGAAGAAGGTTCCCTCATCAGCCTGCTGCTGGCCGAACAGCAGCAACTGACGGCGGTCGAGCGGTTCTCGCGCCACCACGACGAGTCGGACGGCCCGGCACTGGAACGGTACTACTCTGACCTGCTGCCTGCCTCTCCCCCGAAAGAGGGGCAGCAGTACGCATTCGAGGTCGATCTGGACTGCTGTTCCGGATGCAAGGCGTGCGTCACTGCCTGCCATTCCCTCAACGGACTCGACGAACAGGAAACGTGGCGATCGGTCGGACTGCTGACCGGCGGGACGTCGCATAACCCGGTGATGCAGCACGTCACCACCGCCTGCCATCACTGCCTCGAACCGGCCTGCATGATCGCCTGCCCGGTTGACGCTTACGAAAAGCACCCCGAAACCGGCATCGTCAAGCACCTCGACGACCAGTGCTTCGGCTGCCAGTACTGCACGCTCGCCTGTCCCTACGACGTGCCGCAGTACCACAGTGGCAAGGGCATTGTTCGCAAGTGCGACATGTGCTCCGACCGGCTTGCCGAGGGAGAAGCTCCTGCCTGCGTGCAGTCCTGCCCGCACAAGGCCATCTCGATCCGCGTCGTCGATGTCGAACAGGTCCGCGAAGATTCCGAAGCCGACCACTTCCTTCCCGGAGCCCCCGAACCACATATCACGCAGCCGACCACGACCTACAAGTCGAAGCGGGTGTTTCCCCGCAATACGCTGCCGGCCGACTGGCATTCCGTCAGTCCGCAGCATCCGCACTGGCCGCTGATCGTCATGCTCGTACTGACGCAGCTTTCGGTCGGTGCCTTCTGCGTGGGCCTCCTCTTCGAACGGACACTCAGCGAGACGCTGATCGCCGCCATGCGGCCCATCCACGCGTCCGCCGCACTGCTCTTCGGGCTGATCGCGCTGGGGGCCAGTACCCTGCACCTGGGGCGTCCCCAGTACGCGTTTCGCGCAATGATCGGCCTGAAGCACTCCTGGCTCAGCCGCGAGATTCTGGCCTTCGGACTGTTTGCCGGCCTGGCCGGCCTGTACACACTTGCCTGCAACGTCCCCGGCGTCCCCCCCGACGTAACGACAGGCCTGGGCTGGTCGGTCGCCGTCAGTGGTGCCGCGGGGCTCTTCTGCTCCATCATGATCTACGTCTTCACCCGTCGTGAGTACTGGAGCCTCTCGGCCACGTCGAGTCGCTTTGTGCTGACCGCGGGCGTCCTCGGCGTGTCGACCACCTGGCTGACGCTGGCCGTCGCCGCGGGGGTGGGAGACCAGGCGAACGTCGCCGAGCTGTTCCAGGCGGGACGCGAGTGGCTGGGAACGACGTTGATCACACTGGCCGGCTGCAAGCTGATCTTCGAAGCCGCCCTCTTCCGACACCTGACCGACCGCCGCACCACGCCGCTGAAGCGCTCCGCACTGCTGATGACCGGCCCCCTGTCCAACACCGCACTGGCCCGGTTTGCCTGCGGCCTGCTGGGAGGCATCGTCCTGCCACTGATGCTGCTCAGCCCCGACACCGCCAGTCAGTCCATGACTCTGCAGACACCTCTGATTGCGCTCCTGTTCGCCGCGACTCTCGCCGGCGAACTGCTCGAGCGGTACCTGTTCTTCGCCGCCGTCGCATCCGCCCGGATGCCGGGAGGACCGCGCCCATGA
- a CDS encoding Rieske 2Fe-2S domain-containing protein has product MANPIETWKAEKHSFDVWPDVEHHSAEQTPMSKIESADLERMKWYGFFYRKRDEPGRYMNRIRITAGEMTAEQAREIAFIAYEYGHGIVDVTTRANVQVQGLDIQHVPKVRQRLEKVGLNSKQTGHDNIRNVFAHPFSGLMADELIDTRQLCHDVTDLFVNSREYSDLPRKMNICLNGTSSHSAHFWTQDISFLATQTPEGEALFHVLIGGTQGQNPHLAWHLPVLVRPEQVVDVTAAILDLFREKGSREKRNRARFRFLVEEIGVGGVLQWLEEKLPYRLVPCVGEPVPASSHDELIGWFRQSDPDLWTMGLSVPLGRMTWKQLEGLALLAKRWGDGQLRTTHEQGIAVANIPTGFRDAAATAAAALGLSVQADTFDHNTVACTGNQFCNIAVTETKGHMFQLIQKLRQRALTLHGIRIHMSGCPSSCAQHFTADIGLKGVRVRRLLGTREGFDVFLGGGIAGQVHMALPFRLGVDVDQLPNLIEEVINDYYLHHQAGQTFSAYWREKLRSSEASKAEDDDYKPPVWLCERCGHQHTGEDPPVFCPSCAAIRRNFARLEEGVIPTQPEPETPDVPTRSDGFVFAAKDDALSESAGLTVEVGGDEYALFRVGDKVTCIDSACPHEGAPLADGEYKDGVVACPWHNWTFDACSGCSLDPPENDVKSYETLVEDGNIFIRTGKAAPAATPATPKRPAAVKPVLATLTVAEVIEETPDVKTFRLDNSAGAMPFDFPGKHAKICVQTDEGEVWRSFTISSPPSRPDRIDLTMKLNPAGVVTNHLFQNVQAGDTITLKGAQGGYFFDPDKHAEPLVLISAGSGVTPMMAISRYLKETGNPLPCTFLYGARSPVDIIFRDECEALVRELPSFRYFVTLSQPGDNWTGAVGRLSLDHVREQVSDLAGCRYFLCGPNDFMNSIKAGLLEAGVVADRIHTEQFHKTKPVTV; this is encoded by the coding sequence ATGGCAAATCCGATCGAGACCTGGAAGGCGGAAAAGCACAGCTTCGACGTCTGGCCGGACGTCGAACACCACTCGGCCGAACAGACTCCGATGTCGAAGATCGAATCGGCCGATCTCGAACGCATGAAGTGGTACGGGTTCTTCTACCGCAAACGGGACGAACCGGGCCGCTACATGAACCGCATCCGCATCACCGCCGGCGAAATGACCGCGGAGCAGGCCCGCGAGATTGCCTTCATTGCCTACGAATACGGTCACGGCATCGTCGACGTCACAACCCGCGCCAACGTGCAGGTGCAGGGGCTCGACATTCAGCACGTCCCCAAGGTCCGCCAGCGGCTCGAGAAGGTCGGCCTCAATTCGAAGCAGACCGGCCACGACAACATCCGCAACGTCTTTGCGCACCCCTTCAGCGGGCTGATGGCCGACGAGCTGATCGACACCCGCCAGCTCTGTCACGACGTCACCGACCTGTTCGTCAACAGCCGCGAGTACTCCGACCTGCCGCGGAAGATGAACATCTGCCTCAACGGCACGAGTTCCCACTCCGCCCACTTCTGGACGCAGGACATCAGCTTCCTCGCCACGCAGACGCCCGAAGGGGAAGCCCTCTTTCACGTGCTGATTGGCGGCACACAGGGACAGAACCCGCACCTGGCCTGGCATCTGCCGGTTCTTGTCCGCCCCGAACAGGTGGTCGACGTCACCGCCGCCATCCTCGATCTGTTTCGCGAAAAAGGCTCACGGGAGAAACGGAACCGCGCCCGCTTCCGCTTCCTCGTGGAAGAGATCGGCGTCGGAGGTGTGCTGCAGTGGCTCGAAGAGAAACTGCCGTATCGGCTCGTTCCCTGCGTGGGTGAGCCGGTCCCCGCCTCCAGTCACGACGAACTGATTGGCTGGTTCCGGCAGTCCGATCCCGACCTCTGGACGATGGGCCTCAGTGTGCCGCTCGGCCGCATGACCTGGAAGCAACTCGAAGGCCTGGCCCTGCTCGCGAAACGCTGGGGGGACGGACAGCTTCGCACGACGCACGAACAGGGTATCGCCGTTGCCAACATCCCGACCGGCTTCCGCGATGCTGCCGCCACGGCCGCCGCCGCTCTGGGGCTGAGCGTGCAGGCCGACACGTTCGATCACAACACCGTCGCCTGCACCGGCAACCAGTTCTGCAACATTGCCGTGACCGAAACCAAAGGGCACATGTTCCAGCTGATCCAGAAGCTGCGGCAGCGGGCCCTCACGCTGCACGGCATTCGCATTCACATGAGCGGCTGCCCGTCCAGCTGCGCCCAGCATTTCACCGCCGACATCGGCCTCAAGGGAGTGCGCGTCCGTCGACTGCTCGGCACGCGTGAAGGATTTGACGTCTTCCTCGGAGGCGGCATCGCCGGCCAGGTCCACATGGCGCTGCCGTTCCGGCTCGGCGTCGATGTGGACCAGTTGCCCAACCTCATCGAGGAAGTCATCAACGACTACTACCTGCATCACCAGGCGGGCCAGACCTTCAGCGCCTACTGGCGGGAAAAGCTCCGCTCGAGCGAGGCCTCCAAAGCCGAAGATGACGACTACAAGCCACCCGTCTGGCTATGTGAACGGTGCGGACACCAGCACACCGGCGAAGACCCGCCCGTCTTCTGTCCCAGCTGCGCGGCGATCCGCCGGAACTTTGCCCGCCTCGAAGAAGGGGTCATCCCCACCCAGCCCGAGCCGGAAACACCAGACGTCCCCACTCGATCCGATGGCTTCGTGTTCGCTGCGAAGGACGACGCACTCTCCGAATCGGCAGGCCTGACCGTCGAAGTCGGCGGCGACGAGTACGCTCTGTTCCGCGTCGGCGACAAAGTGACCTGTATCGACTCCGCCTGCCCGCACGAAGGTGCCCCCCTCGCGGACGGAGAATACAAGGACGGCGTTGTCGCCTGCCCCTGGCATAACTGGACGTTCGACGCCTGCAGCGGCTGCAGCCTCGATCCTCCCGAAAACGACGTGAAGTCGTACGAAACACTGGTCGAAGACGGCAACATCTTCATCAGGACCGGAAAGGCCGCACCCGCGGCGACGCCAGCCACCCCCAAACGTCCCGCTGCCGTCAAACCGGTCCTGGCAACACTTACTGTCGCCGAAGTCATCGAGGAAACGCCCGACGTCAAGACGTTCCGGCTCGACAACAGTGCCGGCGCGATGCCGTTCGACTTCCCCGGCAAACACGCCAAGATCTGCGTCCAGACCGACGAAGGGGAAGTCTGGCGAAGCTTCACGATCAGTTCACCTCCCAGTCGGCCGGACCGCATTGACCTGACGATGAAGCTCAATCCGGCCGGCGTGGTCACCAACCACCTGTTCCAGAACGTGCAGGCCGGCGACACGATCACACTCAAGGGAGCACAGGGGGGCTACTTCTTCGATCCCGACAAACATGCCGAGCCGCTGGTGCTCATCTCGGCCGGCAGCGGTGTGACGCCCATGATGGCGATCAGCCGCTATCTGAAAGAGACCGGCAACCCCCTCCCCTGCACATTCCTGTACGGAGCCCGTTCACCGGTCGACATCATCTTCCGTGATGAATGCGAGGCGCTCGTCCGCGAGCTCCCCTCCTTCCGCTACTTCGTCACGCTCTCCCAGCCCGGCGACAACTGGACCGGGGCCGTTGGCCGCCTTTCGCTCGATCACGTGCGTGAACAGGTTTCCGACCTGGCCGGCTGCCGGTACTTCCTGTGCGGTCCGAACGACTTCATGAACTCGATCAAGGCCGGGCTCCTTGAAGCGGGCGTCGTCGCCGACCGCATCCACACCGAGCAGTTCCACAAGACGAAACCGGTGACTGTCTGA
- a CDS encoding MFS transporter — protein sequence MDTAQKATRINLFSVSTPQMRAFHMSWFAFFLCFFAWFGIAPLMKVVREEMSLTREQIGWCIIGSVSITVFARLFIGWLCDRIGPRLAYTGLLLIGSIPVMGIGFAHDFTSFLLFRVAIGFIGASFVITQYHTSVMFAPNCVGTANATSAGWGNLGGGVTQLVMPMVFAGFVTLLGFSESVGWRASMFVAGLLCAATGVAYYFLTQDSPAGNYKDLRAAGKMPESKSVNGTFLEACRDYRVWSLFVIYGACFGIELTINNVAALYFVDYFDHFKSMDTVQAVGTAGLIASLFGLMNIFARTLGGIFGDMFGERWGLSGRVRLLFIVLFCEGLALMLFSRMSILTLAIPSLILFSLFVQMSEGATFSVVPFINKRALGSVSGIVGAGGNAGAVAAGFLFKAEVITWPTALLILGALVTCISFLTFTVRFSEEAEQEAREATEAALADRRRTVELAGAAVT from the coding sequence ATGGACACCGCACAGAAAGCGACGCGCATCAACCTGTTCAGCGTCTCGACGCCGCAGATGCGTGCGTTTCACATGTCGTGGTTTGCCTTCTTCCTCTGCTTCTTCGCCTGGTTCGGCATCGCTCCGCTGATGAAAGTCGTCCGCGAGGAAATGTCGCTGACGAGAGAGCAGATCGGCTGGTGCATCATCGGCTCGGTCTCCATCACCGTCTTCGCCCGCCTGTTCATCGGCTGGCTCTGTGACCGCATCGGTCCGCGACTCGCCTACACCGGACTGCTGCTGATCGGCTCGATCCCCGTGATGGGCATCGGCTTCGCCCATGACTTCACATCGTTTCTCCTGTTCCGCGTCGCCATCGGATTCATCGGGGCCTCGTTCGTTATCACGCAGTATCACACCTCGGTGATGTTTGCGCCGAACTGTGTCGGCACCGCCAATGCCACGTCCGCGGGATGGGGCAACCTGGGGGGCGGCGTCACGCAGCTTGTCATGCCCATGGTCTTCGCCGGCTTCGTCACACTTCTCGGATTCAGCGAGTCGGTCGGCTGGCGGGCCTCGATGTTTGTTGCGGGTCTCCTCTGTGCCGCCACCGGCGTCGCGTACTACTTCCTCACTCAGGATTCACCGGCCGGCAACTACAAGGACCTGCGTGCCGCCGGCAAAATGCCCGAATCGAAGTCGGTCAACGGCACGTTCCTCGAAGCCTGCCGCGACTACCGCGTCTGGTCGCTGTTCGTCATCTATGGCGCCTGCTTCGGCATCGAACTAACCATCAACAACGTCGCGGCCCTCTACTTCGTCGACTACTTCGATCACTTCAAGTCGATGGACACCGTGCAGGCGGTCGGCACCGCCGGCCTGATCGCCAGCCTGTTCGGACTGATGAACATCTTCGCCCGCACGCTGGGGGGCATTTTCGGCGACATGTTCGGCGAACGCTGGGGGCTCTCCGGCCGGGTTCGGCTGCTGTTCATCGTCCTGTTCTGCGAGGGCCTGGCCCTCATGCTCTTCTCGCGGATGTCGATCCTGACACTCGCGATCCCCTCGCTGATCCTCTTCAGCCTCTTCGTGCAGATGTCCGAGGGAGCCACTTTCTCCGTCGTCCCCTTCATTAACAAGCGAGCTCTCGGTTCGGTCTCCGGCATCGTTGGTGCAGGTGGCAACGCGGGAGCTGTCGCAGCCGGCTTCCTGTTCAAGGCCGAGGTAATCACCTGGCCGACCGCCCTGCTGATTCTCGGGGCCCTGGTGACCTGCATCTCCTTCCTCACTTTCACAGTTCGCTTCAGCGAAGAAGCCGAACAGGAAGCTCGCGAAGCGACCGAGGCCGCACTCGCCGACCGTCGCCGCACCGTCGAACTGGCCGGTGCCGCAGTCACGTGA
- a CDS encoding ATP-binding protein: MRAVPERSSAGEALPLNLSGRYLLALAVVAGLVVLDAVAIQPMLVRLTSDAPVINVAGRQRMLSQRLTKAALAIEAASDNTTRQRRERELSIVLEQWTQAHESLQFGNDTLRIPETQSDEILDAFARLQPHFEAMREAGRTLCSLVANEAEQFEPDSAGPLVEIILENEAKFLPVMDRIVGLYEQEARARVSQLRLTKLTIMAAILVTLLGVGMFVLRPATRLIDEQFRTLRENESQLREAHHVLELRVEERTRQLSESNRSLEREIHERELAQERTREVLDQLTHASRVTAIGQMATGLAHELNQPLGAISNYAETCERTLARETPGDGERERIREVVLRIQAAALRAGKIIRRMRGFVQARRAQRETIDINRLISDVQELCQTEARRADVAMRLQLDDDVPMVAVDPIQIQQVLVNIIQNAIQALLAKPRDAREVVLSSRRIGSGIEICVADNGPGFDGDPMASFRPFRTSKEDGLGIGLSISQSIMHEHQGEICARNRAEGGAVVCVTIPIGSDEGYRCHEQSGQEARSHSLCS, encoded by the coding sequence ATGCGGGCTGTGCCTGAGCGTTCCAGTGCCGGCGAAGCGCTTCCCCTGAATCTTTCGGGGCGGTACCTGCTCGCGCTGGCCGTCGTGGCCGGCCTGGTTGTGCTCGACGCCGTGGCCATCCAGCCGATGCTCGTGCGGCTGACGTCGGACGCACCGGTCATCAATGTGGCCGGTCGGCAGCGGATGCTCAGTCAGAGGCTGACCAAGGCGGCCCTGGCGATCGAGGCGGCTTCGGACAACACGACGCGGCAGCGACGGGAGCGCGAGCTGAGTATCGTCCTCGAGCAGTGGACGCAGGCCCACGAAAGCCTGCAGTTCGGAAACGACACCCTGCGGATTCCCGAGACGCAGTCCGACGAGATTCTGGATGCGTTCGCCAGGCTGCAGCCTCATTTCGAAGCGATGCGTGAGGCCGGCCGGACGCTCTGTTCGCTGGTCGCCAACGAGGCGGAGCAGTTCGAACCCGATTCCGCCGGTCCGCTGGTGGAAATCATTCTGGAGAACGAGGCGAAGTTTCTGCCGGTGATGGACCGGATTGTCGGGCTCTACGAGCAGGAAGCCCGCGCCCGGGTTTCGCAGTTGCGGCTGACGAAGCTGACCATCATGGCGGCCATCCTGGTCACGTTGCTGGGTGTGGGGATGTTCGTGCTGCGACCGGCGACCCGTCTGATCGACGAGCAGTTCCGTACGCTTCGGGAGAATGAATCGCAGCTTCGTGAAGCGCACCATGTTCTCGAACTGCGGGTGGAAGAGCGGACCCGCCAGCTTTCGGAATCGAATCGCAGTCTGGAACGCGAGATCCATGAGCGGGAGCTGGCCCAGGAACGGACCCGCGAGGTGCTCGACCAGTTGACTCATGCTTCGCGTGTGACTGCCATCGGACAGATGGCGACGGGCCTGGCGCACGAACTGAACCAGCCGCTCGGGGCGATCTCCAATTACGCGGAGACCTGCGAACGAACGCTGGCCCGGGAGACACCCGGCGATGGCGAACGGGAACGGATCCGGGAGGTCGTCCTGCGGATTCAGGCGGCGGCGTTGAGGGCTGGCAAGATCATTCGTCGCATGCGGGGATTCGTGCAGGCGCGGCGGGCTCAGCGGGAAACAATCGACATCAACCGCCTGATCAGTGACGTACAGGAACTCTGTCAGACCGAGGCACGCCGGGCGGATGTCGCGATGCGACTGCAACTGGACGACGACGTGCCGATGGTCGCGGTCGATCCAATCCAGATCCAGCAGGTGCTGGTGAACATCATTCAGAACGCGATCCAGGCGTTACTGGCCAAGCCGCGGGACGCACGTGAAGTGGTGCTCAGCTCGCGACGGATCGGCTCTGGAATCGAAATCTGCGTGGCAGATAACGGTCCCGGTTTCGATGGCGATCCCATGGCCTCGTTTCGGCCGTTTCGTACATCCAAGGAGGACGGCCTGGGGATCGGGCTGTCGATCAGCCAGTCGATCATGCACGAGCATCAGGGAGAGATATGCGCCAGGAATCGCGCAGAGGGGGGCGCGGTTGTCTGCGTGACCATCCCCATCGGATCGGACGAGGGATATCGGTGTCATGAGCAATCAGGACAGGAAGCCCGCTCCCACAGTCTTTGTAGTTGA
- a CDS encoding response regulator transcription factor, translating into MSNQDRKPAPTVFVVDDDPDMRDSLQMLIETLGYCVRVFESASSFNRFYDGDRSGCLVLDIRMPGQTGLELYEELLRSGRRLPVIFITAHADVSTAVAAMKTGAIEFLEKPFDGSRLLELLERAIRIDAQWREQRSRFDELDAKIQTLSRRDRETLEHILAGDSNKVIAARLDLTERAVEMRRARLMQKLEVTSTAELVDMAVTHRVLSDVQQASRHPAFLIPGI; encoded by the coding sequence ATGAGCAATCAGGACAGGAAGCCCGCTCCCACAGTCTTTGTAGTTGACGACGATCCCGATATGCGGGACTCGCTGCAGATGCTGATCGAGACACTCGGCTACTGCGTGCGGGTCTTCGAATCGGCCTCTTCGTTCAACCGTTTTTACGACGGCGATCGTTCCGGCTGTCTGGTGCTCGATATCCGGATGCCGGGGCAGACCGGACTGGAACTGTACGAGGAACTGCTGCGGTCTGGACGTCGGCTTCCGGTGATCTTCATCACGGCCCATGCCGACGTCTCGACCGCCGTCGCTGCGATGAAGACCGGAGCGATCGAGTTTCTCGAGAAACCATTCGATGGCAGTCGGTTGCTGGAACTGCTGGAGCGTGCCATCAGGATCGACGCGCAGTGGCGGGAACAGCGGAGCCGGTTCGACGAGTTGGACGCCAAGATCCAGACGCTCTCACGTCGGGACCGGGAGACGCTCGAGCACATACTCGCGGGTGATTCCAACAAGGTGATTGCCGCCCGTCTCGATCTGACGGAGCGGGCCGTGGAGATGCGGCGGGCCCGGCTGATGCAGAAGCTCGAGGTGACGTCGACGGCCGAGCTGGTCGATATGGCGGTCACGCATCGTGTGCTCAGCGACGTGCAACAGGCGTCGCGTCACCCGGCGTTTCTGATTCCGGGGATCTGA